One Nerophis ophidion isolate RoL-2023_Sa linkage group LG06, RoL_Noph_v1.0, whole genome shotgun sequence genomic region harbors:
- the slc2a1a gene encoding LOW QUALITY PROTEIN: solute carrier family 2, facilitated glucose transporter member 1a (The sequence of the model RefSeq protein was modified relative to this genomic sequence to represent the inferred CDS: substituted 1 base at 1 genomic stop codon), which translates to MADTEELGKPARSAERQGRLTAVLALATLISAFGSSFQYGYNVAVINSPAPFMQNFYNVTFLERYGAPMEENLLTLLWSLSVSMYPLGGFFGSLLVAPLANKLGRKGTLLFNNVFSIVPAIMMGVSQLAKSYEIIIVARVIVGVCAGLSSNVVPMYLGELSPKNLRGAIGIVPQLFITIGILSAQVLGIRNILGNSTGWTLMLGLTGIPALIEILLLPFFPESPRYTLIQRGDKTTAKKALQRLRGWADVAEELSEMRLEDQSEKAEGRLSLLSLLSKRSLRXQLVSIVVMNMGQQLSGVNAIYYYADSIYANAGVAQNYIQYVTVGTGAVNVIMTIAAVFIVEALGRRILLLCGFGICCGSCLMLTIALHFQESVTWMSYVSIASVVIYIMGHAIGPSSIPYVVTTEMFRQSARPAAFMVAGSIHWLSNFTVGLLFPFMERGLGSYSFIVFSCVCLQALIYIWLVLPETKNKTFLEVSQMFAKRNKVGLKLGEDGNVKDNKESLQDAWKVTSF; encoded by the exons ATGGCGGACACCGAGGAATTGGGGAAGCCTGCTCGGTCTGCTGAAAGGCAAGGG CGATTAACAGCAGTCTTAGCTCTGGCAACACTTATATCTGCCTTTGGGTCGTCCTTCCAGTATGGATATAACGTGGCTGTCATCAACTCTCCAGCACCA TTCATGCAGAACTTTTACAATGTCACCTTCTTGGAGCGTTACGGAGCACCCATGGAGGAGAATCTGCTGACTCTGCTGTGGTCGCTATCTGTGTCAATGTATCCGCTCGGAGGCTTCTTCGGTTCTCTCCTGGTGGCTCCACTGGCCAACAAGCTGGGGAG AAAGGGCACCCTTCTCTTCAACAACGTCTTCTCCATCGTCCCTGCTATAATGATGGGAGTCAGCCAGCTTGCAAAGTCTTATGAGATCATCATAGTAGCGAGAGTCATAGTGGGAGTCTGTGCAG GTCTTTCATCCAATGTGGTGCCCATGTATCTGGGCGAACTCTCACCCAAAAACCTGAGAGGAGCAATTGGCATCGTACCGCAGCTCTTCATCACCATTGGCATCCTCAGTGCCCAAGTGTTGGGCATCAGAAACATACTCGGCAACAGCACAG GCTGGACGCTCATGCTGGGTCTCACTGGTATTCCTGCCCTGATTGAGATCCTGCTGCTGCCCTTCTTTCCAGAGAGCCCCAGGTACACACTCATCCAAAGGGGCGACAAAACAACGGCAAAGAAAG CGCTACAGCGCCTGCGCGGTTGGGCCGACGTGGCGGAGGAGCTGTCAGAGATGCGTTTAGAGGACCAGTCGGAGAAGGCGGAGGGTCGCTTGTCCTTGCTTTCCTTGCTGTCCAAGCGTTCTCTTCgctagcagctggtctccatcGTCGTAATGAACATGGGTCAGCAGCTGTCAGGGGTCAACGCG ATCTACTACTACGCAGACAGCATATACGCCAATGCGGGGGTGGCCCAAAATTACATCCAATACGTCACAGTTGGAACCGGTGCTGTTAACGTCATCATGACCATCGCAGCT GTGTTCATCGTGGAGGCCTTAGGGAGACGTATCCTCCTCCTCTGTGGATTTGGGATCTGCTGTGGCTCCTGTCTGATGCTCACCATTGCCCTCCACTTCCAG GAGAGTGTGACATGGATGTCTTATGTCAGCATCGCGTCCGTCGTCATCTACATCATGGGACATGCCATTGGACCCA GTTCAATCCCGTACGTGGTGACCACCGAGATGTTCCGCCAGTCAGCCAGACCCGCTGCCTTCATGGTGGCAGGTTCTATCCACTGGCTCTCCAACTTCACTGTTGGCCTGCTCTTCCCCTTCATGGAG AGAGGCCTGGGGTCTTACAGCTTCATCGTTTTTTCCTGCGTTTGTCTGCAAGCGCTGATTTACATCTGGCTGGTGCTGCCCGAAACCAAGAACAAGACCTTCCTGGAGGTCTCCCAGATGTTTGCAAAGAGGAACAAGGTGGGGCTCAAGCTGGGAGAGGATGGCAACGTGAAAGACAACAAAGAGAGCCTGCAGGATGCATGGAAGGTCACATCCTTTTGA